In the Aulosira sp. FACHB-615 genome, one interval contains:
- a CDS encoding alpha/beta fold hydrolase: MTTAIHWQQRVGNQRDWVWRGWQTRYTYIRPRDTNLNSTPLILLHGFGASIGHWRHNLEILGESHTVYALDMLGFGASEKAPANYSIELWVEQVYEFWQAFIRQPAVLIGNSNGSLISLAAAAAHPDMVKGIVMMSLPDPSLEQEAIPPILRPVVKTIKNLVASPLILQPVFKFVRQPSVLRRWASLAYANPEAITDELIEILAGPPQDRGSARAFSALFKAAIGVNFSPSVKAVLPTLTIPMLLIWGQKDRFVPPILASQFAQYNEKLELLNLENVGHCPHDECPEQVNQVILDWMTRCFGDRQP; this comes from the coding sequence CACTGGCAGCAACGAGTTGGTAATCAACGAGATTGGGTTTGGCGAGGTTGGCAAACACGTTATACCTACATCCGTCCTCGTGACACTAACCTTAATTCAACGCCTTTGATTTTGCTACATGGATTTGGAGCTTCCATTGGTCATTGGCGACATAACTTAGAAATTTTAGGTGAATCTCATACAGTTTATGCTTTAGATATGCTAGGTTTTGGCGCTTCCGAAAAAGCCCCAGCTAACTACAGCATCGAACTCTGGGTTGAGCAGGTGTATGAGTTTTGGCAAGCATTTATCAGACAACCTGCTGTATTGATAGGTAATTCTAATGGTTCATTAATTTCTTTGGCGGCGGCGGCGGCGCATCCTGATATGGTCAAGGGAATCGTGATGATGAGTTTACCTGATCCATCATTAGAACAAGAAGCCATACCCCCGATTTTGCGACCAGTTGTCAAAACCATCAAAAATCTTGTGGCTTCCCCATTGATATTGCAGCCAGTCTTTAAGTTTGTGCGTCAACCCAGCGTCTTGCGGCGCTGGGCGAGTTTGGCTTATGCAAATCCCGAAGCCATTACCGATGAACTAATCGAAATTTTGGCAGGGCCTCCCCAAGATAGAGGTTCGGCGCGGGCTTTTAGTGCCTTATTTAAAGCGGCGATCGGTGTGAATTTTAGTCCGAGTGTCAAAGCTGTATTGCCAACATTAACAATTCCAATGCTGTTAATTTGGGGACAAAAAGACCGATTTGTACCGCCTATATTGGCTAGTCAATTTGCTCAATACAACGAAAAACTAGAACTACTCAATTTAGAAAATGTCGGGCATTGTCCCCATGATGAGTGTCCCGAACAAGTCAACCAAGTCATTTTAGATTGGATGACTCGCTGTTTTGGCGATCGCCAGCCATAA
- a CDS encoding BON domain-containing protein has translation MGWLQRLFGLEKPQNAQVNPAPQPVPQAANAVPTATQSIPPERIGLNGEYDQSGLAKRVALAFDQDKQLDDINTLWVAQTGGTVVLKGKVPSQEILNKMVSVARAVNGATNVDTTQVQIG, from the coding sequence ATGGGTTGGTTACAAAGATTATTTGGCTTAGAAAAGCCACAAAATGCCCAAGTGAATCCAGCGCCGCAGCCAGTACCACAGGCGGCTAATGCTGTACCAACAGCCACTCAATCTATCCCTCCAGAACGGATTGGTTTGAATGGGGAATATGACCAAAGTGGTTTAGCCAAGCGTGTCGCCTTAGCATTTGATCAAGACAAGCAGCTTGATGATATCAATACCCTTTGGGTGGCTCAGACTGGTGGTACTGTGGTTCTCAAAGGCAAAGTTCCGAGCCAAGAGATTCTGAATAAAATGGTTTCTGTAGCTCGTGCGGTGAATGGAGCCACAAACGTGGACACGACACAAGTACAAATTGGCTAA
- the ilvN gene encoding acetolactate synthase small subunit, whose translation MKHTLSVLVEDEAGVLSRISSLFARRGYNIESLAVGQAEQGGVSRITMVVAGDDRIIEQITKQLYKLVNVLKVQDITETPCVERELMLLKVNASSSNRSEVIELAQIFRARVVDVAEDSLTLEVVGDPGKMVAIVQVLQKFGLKEIARTGKISLTRESGVNTELLKSLEAKV comes from the coding sequence ATGAAACATACCCTTTCTGTTCTGGTAGAAGACGAAGCGGGTGTTCTTTCCCGCATTTCTAGTTTGTTTGCCCGCCGTGGCTATAACATAGAAAGCCTTGCTGTTGGCCAAGCTGAACAGGGAGGAGTCTCCCGCATTACAATGGTTGTCGCTGGTGACGATCGCATAATCGAGCAGATCACCAAGCAACTATATAAGCTGGTCAACGTCCTCAAAGTTCAGGATATTACGGAAACTCCTTGTGTAGAGCGAGAGTTGATGCTTTTGAAGGTGAATGCTAGTAGCAGCAACCGTTCTGAAGTCATTGAACTGGCTCAGATTTTCCGAGCGCGAGTTGTAGATGTCGCCGAAGATTCCCTCACTTTAGAAGTGGTGGGAGACCCTGGAAAAATGGTAGCAATTGTCCAAGTGCTACAAAAATTTGGTCTCAAGGAAATAGCCCGAACTGGTAAAATCTCCCTGACTCGTGAATCTGGTGTGAATACTGAATTACTCAAGTCTTTGGAAGCCAAGGTCTAA
- a CDS encoding GAF domain-containing protein has protein sequence MENSYTINSDSKPTEYSSENHFSPVQSEKQKALSGVIARIRETLDIDTIFKITVTEVRQLLKTDRVGVFRFYPELGWEGEFIYEDVDSEWVSALSAKLRDHCFAAEFAGLYQEGRIHAMADIYQASVSDCHVQILERFQVRANIVASLMKGKDLWGLLCIHQCSNPRQWEESEIEFVQLIAAHLGVALQQADYLEQVKIQSTQLAQAQARAKAAEWQKTIAITVEKIRQSLDLDSIFHTSTVEIRQLLNADRVAIYRFNHDWSGEFVFESVAEGWISLIDEQSNKPQLKENVSECSVKDLAETPVMDTYLQDTEGGMFARSEVYRICCDIYDYGFTDCYIKVLESYQARAYVIIAIYHGQKLWGLLAVYQNSDRRDWQEDEVYLLTQVSTQLGVALQQAEFLQQMQLQAAELSKAAERQRALANTVEKIRQSLDIDAIFKTTTQEVRRLLDVERVAIYRFYPDWSGEFVADSIVDGWTPVVKPQPVTERVLLKETQAGKYPRHEVFVPISQGEKLWGLLVAYQNSHPRYWQDEEINLLAQVGIQLGVALQQAEALKQVQLQAEQLAKAAERERKAAQREKALATTVEKIRQSLDLNTIFVTSTKEVQRLLEVDQVTIYRFRPDWSGEFVAESAAPGWASVRKLLSVIANDYLQTTQGGDFAKGHTLVVRDIYNNQEAHKYISLSQLMEARSYMIVPIFQGDKLWGLLAAYHNTAARNWKEDEIDLLVQIGNQLGVGLQQAELLEQTQRQKEELRQTLQELQQTQSQLIQSEKMAGLGQLVAGIAHEINNPISFIFGNISYLHDYTEDLLTLLGMYQKHYPRAKAEIREFGEKIDVDFITNDLPKMLNSMTMGADRISQLVLSLRTFARLDEAEKKPVDLHEGIESTLLILQHRLQANENSSGIEIIKEYSELPRVICYAAQMNQVFMNILNNAIDALEDAVINGKLIDKPKIWIRTKVIEENTIQIKIADNGCGIPHNLRSRIFEPFFTTKQPGQGTGLGLSISYQIIVDKHGGNIKCVSPPGKGCEMLIEIPL, from the coding sequence ATGGAAAACTCTTACACCATAAACTCAGATTCAAAACCAACAGAATATTCTTCAGAAAACCATTTCTCCCCAGTTCAGAGTGAGAAGCAAAAAGCCTTATCTGGAGTCATTGCCAGGATTCGAGAAACTTTAGACATAGACACCATATTTAAAATTACAGTTACAGAAGTCAGACAATTACTCAAAACTGATCGAGTGGGTGTGTTTCGTTTTTATCCTGAGTTGGGATGGGAGGGAGAATTCATCTATGAAGATGTCGATTCTGAATGGGTTTCAGCCCTATCGGCTAAACTACGCGATCATTGCTTTGCTGCGGAATTTGCTGGACTATATCAAGAAGGGCGAATTCATGCAATGGCAGATATCTATCAAGCGAGTGTGAGCGATTGTCATGTCCAGATTTTAGAGCGATTCCAAGTCCGGGCTAACATTGTAGCCTCCTTGATGAAAGGCAAAGATTTATGGGGATTGTTATGTATTCATCAATGTAGTAACCCTCGCCAATGGGAAGAATCAGAAATTGAGTTTGTGCAACTGATCGCCGCACATTTAGGAGTTGCTTTACAACAAGCCGATTATCTCGAACAAGTAAAAATACAATCAACACAACTAGCACAAGCACAAGCCAGGGCAAAAGCAGCAGAATGGCAAAAAACCATTGCCATCACCGTCGAAAAAATTCGTCAATCTCTAGATTTAGACAGCATTTTCCACACCAGCACAGTCGAAATCAGACAGTTACTAAATGCCGATCGCGTCGCTATTTATCGCTTTAATCATGATTGGAGTGGTGAATTTGTCTTTGAATCAGTAGCCGAAGGTTGGATTTCGCTGATTGATGAACAGTCAAATAAACCACAATTAAAAGAAAATGTCAGCGAGTGTAGCGTCAAAGATTTAGCTGAAACCCCCGTCATGGATACGTATTTACAAGATACAGAAGGGGGGATGTTTGCTAGAAGCGAAGTCTATCGTATTTGTTGTGATATTTATGATTATGGTTTTACCGACTGTTACATCAAAGTTTTAGAAAGCTATCAAGCTAGAGCTTATGTGATTATTGCCATTTACCACGGTCAAAAACTGTGGGGTTTATTGGCAGTTTATCAAAACTCCGATCGCCGCGATTGGCAAGAAGATGAAGTCTACTTACTCACTCAAGTTAGTACTCAACTAGGTGTCGCCTTACAACAAGCCGAATTTTTACAACAAATGCAGCTGCAAGCAGCAGAACTGAGTAAAGCGGCTGAACGTCAAAGGGCGCTGGCAAATACCGTCGAAAAAATTCGCCAATCCCTAGATATTGACGCAATTTTTAAAACCACTACCCAAGAAGTGAGAAGACTTTTGGATGTGGAAAGAGTCGCAATTTATCGCTTTTACCCTGACTGGAGTGGTGAATTTGTCGCTGATTCCATTGTGGATGGTTGGACACCAGTTGTTAAACCCCAGCCAGTGACAGAACGTGTCTTATTAAAAGAAACCCAAGCTGGTAAATATCCTCGTCATGAAGTGTTTGTGCCAATATCCCAAGGCGAAAAGTTATGGGGATTGTTGGTAGCTTATCAAAACTCCCACCCTCGTTATTGGCAAGATGAAGAAATCAACTTACTCGCGCAGGTTGGTATACAGTTAGGCGTTGCATTACAGCAAGCAGAAGCTTTAAAACAAGTGCAGTTGCAAGCTGAACAACTAGCAAAAGCAGCTGAACGCGAACGCAAAGCCGCCCAAAGAGAAAAAGCCTTAGCCACTACAGTCGAAAAAATTCGGCAATCTCTGGACTTGAACACCATTTTTGTCACCAGTACCAAAGAAGTGCAGCGATTGTTAGAAGTAGATCAGGTGACAATTTATCGTTTTCGTCCTGATTGGAGTGGTGAATTTGTGGCTGAGTCAGCCGCCCCAGGCTGGGCTTCAGTCCGTAAACTTTTAAGTGTGATTGCCAATGATTACTTACAAACAACCCAAGGCGGAGATTTTGCTAAAGGACACACTCTGGTAGTCAGAGATATTTATAACAATCAAGAGGCTCACAAATATATATCTTTGAGTCAGTTAATGGAAGCACGTTCTTATATGATTGTGCCGATTTTCCAAGGTGATAAACTTTGGGGATTACTAGCGGCTTATCACAACACAGCCGCCCGCAATTGGAAAGAAGATGAAATCGATTTATTAGTACAAATTGGTAATCAATTAGGTGTCGGACTCCAGCAAGCAGAATTATTAGAACAAACTCAAAGGCAAAAAGAAGAACTCCGGCAAACTCTCCAAGAATTACAGCAAACTCAAAGCCAGTTAATTCAAAGTGAAAAAATGGCTGGGTTAGGGCAACTAGTTGCAGGTATAGCCCACGAAATTAATAACCCAATTAGTTTTATTTTTGGCAATATTAGTTATTTACACGACTATACTGAAGACTTACTCACCTTGCTGGGGATGTATCAGAAACATTATCCCAGAGCCAAAGCCGAAATTAGAGAATTTGGTGAAAAAATAGATGTAGATTTTATTACTAATGATTTGCCAAAAATGCTCAACTCCATGACAATGGGAGCAGATAGAATTTCGCAATTGGTTTTATCTTTACGCACCTTTGCCAGATTGGATGAAGCAGAAAAAAAACCTGTGGATTTGCATGAAGGAATTGAAAGCACTTTGTTGATTCTGCAACATCGCCTGCAAGCAAATGAAAATTCTTCAGGAATTGAAATTATTAAAGAATATAGTGAATTACCCCGTGTAATTTGCTATGCGGCGCAGATGAATCAAGTCTTTATGAATATTCTCAATAATGCGATTGATGCGCTCGAAGATGCGGTGATAAACGGCAAACTTATAGACAAGCCAAAAATTTGGATTCGGACAAAAGTTATAGAAGAAAATACTATTCAAATCAAAATTGCGGACAATGGTTGTGGTATTCCCCATAATTTGCGATCGCGCATTTTTGAACCATTCTTTACCACCAAGCAACCAGGCCAAGGTACAGGTTTAGGTTTATCCATCAGCTACCAAATTATTGTAGATAAACATGGTGGTAACATCAAGTGTGTTTCTCCACCAGGAAAGGGTTGTGAGATGTTAATTGAAATTCCTCTGTAA
- the petN gene encoding cytochrome b6-f complex subunit PetN produces MGILTLGWVSLLVVFTWSIAMVVWGRNGL; encoded by the coding sequence ATGGGAATTTTGACATTGGGATGGGTATCACTGTTAGTTGTGTTCACTTGGTCGATCGCAATGGTAGTTTGGGGACGCAACGGACTATAG
- a CDS encoding tyrosine-protein kinase domain-containing protein, producing MIFNQQQITLNLPFHKFNIKQVSAILRRRRYLVLGVSCAVMSVISLVAINTKTNYQSSMQLLVTADANAGNTANNIMNLAGSDIVGLNSPVVDYTAQMKMLLSPQLIAEAVSLLKAEYPDITIEDINGKQAKLSITKLDEKTISNNLPLQILEVTFNDEDPVRSQKVLQALQQVYQNYHIQQQKERLNKGLAFINVRIPQMKKEVNQAEKNLEHFRRKHNLLDPEVQSKILIESLAAVQQQLQITRAQIQDVQARYNNLQQEVATSSRKARMAAQLNQSSSYQTLLDDFKKTELALAREQKRYTNESPIIQQLKEQRQNQLVLLKRESNQLLTDIRQSTDSSVQTEGADPQLLQELIQVQTTALGLIANEKSLAETEQKLRFEFSQYPSLLAQYNRLLPEVQAKRKQLEQLLQAQQSLGLKIAQGGLGWEVLEEPSLGKLTGINRLSLLLGGVVLSPILGIAIALSWGMFTRTIYSTKELQQSTNLRLLGSVPKLAPRGLTKWLPNISGHKQNNIASTFTETDSWLPCHETLDILYQNLQISKSPLPFKSLMFTSALSGEGKTTVLLGLAASAARMHRRILLIDANLRYPHLHKMLQLSNDWGLSLLLLDETSNHIHNYIQPVHPSIDVLTAGPKPDDTIRLLNSQRMKELIKGFEQSYDLVLVDAPPILGTADARILAGYCHEIVMVGRMGQLTQGDLMQAQEILSHLNLIGIIANGVRSHQQV from the coding sequence ATGATTTTTAATCAACAGCAAATTACTCTAAACTTACCATTCCACAAATTTAATATTAAACAAGTATCTGCTATTTTGCGTCGTCGGCGCTATTTAGTATTAGGTGTTTCTTGTGCGGTGATGTCTGTGATTAGTTTAGTTGCGATTAACACTAAAACTAATTACCAAAGTTCTATGCAGTTGCTTGTGACTGCTGATGCAAATGCAGGTAACACAGCTAATAATATTATGAATCTTGCTGGTAGTGATATTGTGGGATTAAACTCACCAGTTGTAGATTACACAGCACAGATGAAAATGCTGTTGAGTCCCCAACTCATTGCAGAAGCTGTATCTTTACTAAAAGCTGAATATCCAGATATTACAATCGAAGATATTAACGGCAAGCAAGCCAAGCTTTCGATCACAAAGTTAGATGAAAAAACAATCTCTAATAATCTGCCCTTACAAATATTAGAAGTGACCTTCAATGATGAAGATCCAGTTAGAAGCCAGAAAGTTTTACAAGCACTACAGCAAGTTTATCAAAATTATCATATCCAACAACAAAAAGAACGTTTAAATAAAGGTCTGGCTTTTATTAATGTTCGTATACCGCAAATGAAAAAAGAGGTGAATCAAGCAGAAAAAAACTTAGAGCATTTTCGCCGAAAACATAATCTACTTGATCCAGAAGTACAAAGCAAAATTTTAATTGAATCTTTGGCGGCGGTACAACAGCAACTACAAATCACCCGCGCCCAAATTCAAGATGTCCAAGCTCGCTATAATAACTTACAACAAGAAGTTGCTACTTCATCGCGCAAAGCGAGAATGGCGGCTCAACTAAATCAATCAAGTAGCTACCAAACACTATTAGATGATTTTAAAAAGACGGAACTTGCTTTAGCTAGAGAGCAGAAACGTTATACAAATGAGTCTCCCATCATCCAACAACTGAAAGAACAACGCCAAAATCAGTTAGTACTCTTAAAAAGAGAGTCAAATCAATTATTAACAGATATCAGACAATCTACTGATAGTTCAGTACAAACAGAAGGTGCTGATCCGCAATTATTACAAGAGTTAATTCAAGTCCAAACTACAGCTTTAGGACTAATAGCTAACGAAAAAAGTTTAGCTGAAACCGAACAAAAACTCAGATTTGAATTTAGTCAATACCCAAGTTTATTAGCGCAATATAACCGTTTATTGCCAGAAGTACAGGCTAAACGTAAACAACTAGAACAATTATTACAAGCTCAACAATCTTTGGGTTTGAAAATTGCCCAAGGTGGTTTGGGATGGGAAGTATTAGAGGAACCGAGTTTAGGCAAACTAACAGGAATTAACAGATTATCACTGTTGTTAGGAGGTGTCGTACTGAGTCCAATTTTAGGAATTGCGATCGCCTTAAGTTGGGGAATGTTTACCCGCACCATTTATTCTACAAAAGAATTACAGCAGTCAACCAATTTACGGTTACTAGGTTCTGTGCCGAAACTAGCACCCAGAGGCTTGACAAAATGGCTACCAAATATTTCAGGTCATAAACAAAATAATATTGCTTCTACTTTTACCGAAACTGACAGTTGGTTGCCTTGTCATGAAACCTTAGATATTCTCTATCAAAATCTGCAAATATCTAAGTCTCCTTTGCCTTTTAAATCTTTGATGTTTACTTCTGCTTTATCAGGGGAAGGAAAAACGACTGTGTTACTCGGATTGGCGGCTAGTGCAGCCAGAATGCACCGACGCATTCTCTTAATTGATGCCAATTTGCGGTATCCCCATTTACATAAAATGCTGCAATTATCCAATGATTGGGGTTTATCTCTATTATTACTGGATGAAACAAGCAACCACATTCATAATTATATCCAGCCTGTTCACCCGTCAATTGATGTGTTGACGGCTGGGCCAAAACCAGATGATACTATCAGATTACTCAATTCTCAACGAATGAAAGAACTGATCAAGGGATTTGAGCAAAGCTATGACTTAGTGTTAGTTGATGCGCCGCCAATTTTGGGTACAGCCGATGCGAGAATTTTAGCTGGATATTGCCATGAAATTGTTATGGTAGGACGAATGGGTCAACTAACTCAAGGTGATTTAATGCAAGCTCAAGAAATTTTGAGCCATTTAAATTTAATTGGTATTATTGCTAATGGCGTAAGAAGCCACCAGCAGGTTTAA
- a CDS encoding SpoIID/LytB domain-containing protein: MKFQLFLGSLFSQFKFRHWWMGILLWIVLVAPAQASVILRVAIERGVNQVKVGSSTAALVKDSTGKTLGQLPAMSAYYAQSVPGGVALDKWQSGLFWIEPTGKGFVYIGDRWYRGRTLVAPTEKGLTAVNWVDAEEYLYSVLGGEMDSSWPQEALKAQAIAARTYALYEREKQRNNPIYDLGDSPDRWQIYKGVMSESPSTYAAVDDTAGQVLTYNNKIILSVFHACSGGHTENVEDVWGNTLPYLRAVQDYDQDVKECNWVKTFSPAEISARISGVGNVKEIIPEKFSPFRSVKALKIVGDKGTKVLEGEAVRTTLKLRSTRFNVSKSADGSFVLQGLGFGHGLGMSQWGAYNLARRGITHLQILGHYYQGVALTPIKAK; the protein is encoded by the coding sequence ATGAAATTCCAACTGTTTTTAGGCTCTTTATTTTCTCAGTTTAAATTCCGGCATTGGTGGATGGGTATCCTCTTGTGGATTGTTTTGGTTGCTCCTGCTCAAGCATCAGTGATTTTACGAGTGGCGATTGAGAGGGGAGTTAATCAAGTTAAAGTCGGTAGTTCTACGGCTGCCTTGGTAAAGGATAGTACGGGAAAGACTTTAGGACAATTGCCGGCGATGAGTGCTTATTACGCCCAGTCAGTTCCGGGGGGAGTGGCTTTAGATAAGTGGCAATCTGGTTTATTTTGGATTGAGCCAACTGGTAAAGGATTTGTTTATATTGGCGATCGCTGGTATCGTGGAAGAACCTTAGTTGCCCCCACAGAAAAAGGTTTAACGGCAGTTAACTGGGTAGATGCGGAAGAATACCTCTACAGTGTTCTAGGCGGCGAAATGGATAGCAGCTGGCCCCAGGAAGCTTTGAAAGCCCAAGCGATCGCAGCTCGCACCTACGCTCTCTACGAACGGGAAAAACAACGCAATAACCCCATCTACGATTTAGGTGATAGTCCCGATCGCTGGCAAATTTACAAAGGAGTCATGAGTGAATCTCCTTCTACTTACGCAGCTGTTGATGATACGGCGGGACAAGTCCTAACTTATAACAACAAAATTATTCTCTCGGTTTTCCATGCTTGTTCGGGCGGACATACCGAAAATGTGGAAGATGTCTGGGGAAATACTTTGCCTTACCTGCGGGCTGTGCAGGACTACGATCAAGATGTCAAAGAATGCAATTGGGTAAAAACTTTTTCCCCTGCGGAAATTAGCGCCAGAATTTCTGGTGTCGGCAATGTTAAGGAAATCATTCCCGAAAAATTCTCACCTTTCCGCAGTGTCAAAGCTTTAAAAATTGTGGGCGATAAAGGTACAAAAGTCTTAGAAGGTGAGGCGGTACGTACTACACTAAAGCTAAGAAGTACTCGTTTTAATGTCAGTAAAAGTGCAGATGGTAGTTTTGTGCTGCAAGGCTTAGGCTTTGGTCATGGATTAGGAATGAGCCAATGGGGAGCATACAACCTAGCTCGACGCGGCATTACTCACCTGCAAATTTTGGGTCATTATTATCAAGGTGTAGCCCTCACACCGATTAAAGCGAAGTAA